In one Brevibacterium sp. CBA3109 genomic region, the following are encoded:
- a CDS encoding HsdM family class I SAM-dependent methyltransferase has protein sequence MAKRLSTGRNEVGMLSDLKEVAEEVGLEVLGFEIEWIVETNDKSTRKRPDVEVRRADGNRELLVSGEAKRPETVKGLHAFVESEVTDALDKAKRKGGRFAFTTNFLEIAFFDVDAYDGTDYLATVAGDRVALADEKETLVEDWWANLTQIRREALMRPGLTDFFRQLNVARTLNAPVTVAGKDEAYFTIFKSSTDAIVSDALPEFMDRLGRMALPQQVFDEAKDRDFDLTKTDVARYFVAQATAEILTSGLFYETVRPNFSLKPILKGTNPSTSQAMLNVFLENLDEAMRITGDYETIFTLSEGARFVLSIESDSLRALWLSLFSVLDGVKFAEINSEIIGVIFERLISTDRRQDMGQHYTQSRLARAMTRWGVQKANDHVVDFCAGGGTFLVEAYNELRQSKTHEEVLSQVFGNDLDSFAVQLSTVNLATRDVYKGHNFPAVSNRDAFDIRPGEPAVDVTPQNGAPYKLPFPDKFDVILGNPPYDEKADRPTRYRSDLASIAGGGGVSVLPSKMSDNVNLAAWFILLGAAWLSPKGRIALVLPASILQNEKHISLLRWARNKYDISVWHTESDVWFSDARVAPISLFMIPRGQAPGALGKFEFVNVKEPVSGEIINVAGFPRPAERNVVRDLSNLGAESDALIEGTIPDALREYEGAANAVRLGAASEVSVYSGNKLGHPFYKMRDREPTKTSDRRSLTAFDIQTTLSKKYLTPLLGAPGDAKTGEYNPNDIGYWVLSAPKTLPKGGQLDKYIRAVERAGALDSPSVRAKGKAWWHADWRRSRIAIGIHPQFQPQVWWSDDEFVSNNNFHVITVTRAVNPADQELIAASLASVFGALSALYRSSEVGVEGVRWLSTRNLLDWVALDWTLVSTTDKKAVLEAYRAYRKTTRAKIFEMTSSAVAVWRELNVAVARAAGITGPEQLADEAFAEANSTTLRRRKREMQATTGRTRSGSTGAGKLLRDITGYIEAHAEFLPVVEALTEGDDVMRLHVQEAPEALFDIANESEQIRIGNELAEILGGGFRAAPVWEDATVDQLRRVDFAVLGQFVQLDTSGDVMPGYELIATSVREQLQKTLGKAVKKRLT, from the coding sequence ATGGCCAAGCGACTGTCCACCGGACGCAATGAGGTCGGAATGTTGTCCGATCTTAAGGAGGTAGCCGAAGAAGTCGGCCTTGAAGTTCTGGGCTTTGAGATCGAGTGGATTGTTGAGACTAACGACAAGAGCACCCGCAAGCGTCCGGACGTCGAAGTTCGACGGGCAGACGGCAATAGAGAACTTCTGGTAAGTGGCGAAGCGAAGCGGCCAGAGACGGTGAAGGGTCTCCACGCATTTGTCGAGTCCGAGGTTACAGATGCTCTGGACAAAGCCAAGCGGAAGGGCGGGCGATTTGCCTTCACCACAAACTTCCTGGAGATTGCCTTCTTCGACGTCGACGCGTACGACGGCACCGATTATCTTGCGACGGTTGCCGGGGACCGGGTAGCACTGGCGGACGAGAAGGAAACCCTTGTCGAGGATTGGTGGGCTAATCTGACGCAAATACGACGTGAGGCGTTGATGCGCCCGGGCTTGACAGACTTTTTCCGCCAACTGAATGTAGCTCGGACCCTGAATGCACCGGTAACTGTAGCCGGCAAGGACGAGGCATACTTCACAATTTTCAAATCCTCAACCGATGCCATTGTCAGTGACGCATTACCCGAGTTCATGGACCGCCTGGGCCGCATGGCACTGCCGCAGCAGGTATTTGACGAGGCCAAAGACCGCGACTTCGACCTCACCAAAACCGATGTGGCACGATATTTCGTCGCACAGGCAACGGCCGAAATTCTGACTTCTGGCCTCTTCTACGAGACGGTGCGGCCAAACTTCTCGCTGAAGCCGATCCTCAAAGGGACCAATCCAAGCACCTCTCAGGCAATGCTCAATGTTTTTCTTGAGAATCTCGACGAGGCTATGCGGATCACAGGTGACTACGAGACTATCTTCACTCTTTCCGAAGGGGCCAGGTTTGTTCTGAGCATCGAGAGTGATTCGCTTCGAGCACTGTGGCTTTCGCTTTTCTCGGTTCTCGACGGAGTCAAGTTCGCGGAGATCAACTCCGAAATTATTGGGGTCATCTTTGAAAGGCTCATTTCGACGGACCGCCGACAAGATATGGGCCAGCATTACACACAGTCCCGTCTTGCTCGGGCAATGACCCGATGGGGTGTTCAGAAGGCCAATGATCACGTCGTCGACTTTTGCGCGGGTGGTGGCACTTTCCTAGTTGAGGCTTACAACGAACTCAGACAATCGAAGACCCATGAGGAGGTGCTCAGCCAAGTCTTCGGCAACGACCTCGATTCCTTCGCCGTCCAACTGTCGACTGTCAATCTCGCTACACGCGACGTATACAAAGGGCATAACTTCCCTGCAGTCTCGAACCGCGACGCCTTTGACATCCGACCAGGAGAACCGGCAGTGGACGTGACTCCACAGAATGGAGCTCCGTATAAGCTGCCATTTCCTGACAAGTTTGACGTCATTCTTGGGAACCCTCCTTATGATGAGAAGGCAGATCGTCCAACTAGGTACCGTAGCGACCTCGCCAGCATCGCCGGAGGCGGCGGAGTAAGCGTGTTGCCTTCCAAGATGTCGGACAACGTGAATCTTGCAGCCTGGTTTATTTTGCTGGGTGCGGCTTGGCTGAGTCCAAAGGGAAGAATCGCACTGGTACTACCTGCTTCCATCCTCCAGAACGAGAAGCACATCAGTCTCCTACGTTGGGCTAGGAACAAATATGACATTTCCGTATGGCACACCGAGTCTGATGTTTGGTTCTCGGACGCCCGTGTGGCGCCCATTTCGCTCTTCATGATTCCGCGGGGACAGGCCCCGGGCGCCTTGGGTAAGTTCGAGTTCGTCAATGTCAAGGAGCCCGTGAGCGGCGAAATAATCAACGTTGCCGGTTTTCCAAGACCTGCCGAGCGGAATGTCGTTCGCGATCTCTCTAACCTCGGTGCTGAGAGCGACGCGTTGATTGAAGGAACGATACCGGATGCTCTCCGCGAATACGAAGGCGCTGCAAACGCCGTTCGCTTAGGGGCCGCTAGCGAGGTCTCCGTTTATAGCGGGAACAAGCTGGGCCACCCCTTCTACAAGATGAGGGACCGGGAGCCGACAAAGACAAGTGATCGTCGGTCACTAACTGCGTTCGACATCCAGACTACGTTGAGCAAGAAGTACCTGACCCCGTTGCTCGGTGCTCCTGGAGATGCTAAGACTGGCGAATACAACCCCAACGACATCGGCTATTGGGTGCTTAGCGCCCCGAAGACTCTACCGAAAGGCGGGCAGCTGGATAAATACATCCGTGCAGTAGAGCGTGCAGGTGCTCTCGACTCGCCAAGTGTCCGGGCGAAAGGAAAAGCTTGGTGGCATGCGGACTGGAGGCGGTCGCGAATCGCCATTGGAATCCATCCACAGTTTCAACCGCAGGTCTGGTGGTCAGACGATGAATTCGTCTCCAACAACAATTTCCACGTCATTACCGTGACTAGAGCAGTTAATCCCGCAGACCAAGAGCTCATCGCCGCCAGCCTCGCGAGTGTGTTTGGAGCGCTTTCTGCCCTGTATAGAAGCAGTGAAGTAGGCGTGGAGGGCGTTCGTTGGTTGTCAACGCGAAACCTACTGGATTGGGTAGCTCTGGATTGGACACTGGTCAGCACAACAGACAAGAAAGCAGTCCTTGAGGCCTACCGCGCTTACCGGAAGACGACCCGAGCGAAGATCTTCGAGATGACTAGCTCTGCAGTGGCTGTGTGGCGAGAGCTGAATGTGGCAGTCGCCCGTGCGGCGGGGATCACCGGTCCCGAGCAACTGGCCGATGAGGCATTTGCAGAGGCAAACTCAACCACACTTCGCCGGCGAAAGCGTGAGATGCAGGCGACCACTGGTCGAACGCGCTCGGGATCTACCGGTGCCGGCAAACTGCTCCGTGACATCACGGGTTACATAGAGGCCCATGCCGAGTTCTTACCGGTGGTGGAGGCGCTCACTGAAGGTGATGACGTCATGCGTCTGCACGTACAAGAGGCTCCCGAAGCCTTATTCGATATTGCCAATGAGTCTGAACAGATCCGCATAGGTAACGAGTTGGCCGAGATCTTGGGCGGCGGTTTCCGGGCTGCTCCAGTTTGGGAGGACGCGACTGTAGACCAACTTCGCCGAGTTGACTTTGCTGTACTGGGACAATTTGTGCAGTTGGATACTAGTGGGGACGTCATGCCGGGTTATGAGTTAATCGCGACGTCGGTCAGAGAGCAACTGCAAAAGACGTTGGGTAAGGCTGTGAAGAAGCGATTAACCTAG
- a CDS encoding AAA family ATPase, giving the protein MNFFFGSNGSGKTTISRAFAGDESLDIAHDWNDSVPMAITVYNRDFVDQVLRESSRIPGVFVLGESSVDAEARLEAIEKDGGERQRAHDKLDQAKHSLTDATTKQDIANDDLKSAAWTKYKAMIAEHGALTSAFTGRGGIGNDSKKLLKELLSMDEPSDDITPPTIDELLADAEAIFADDATARYELSQVPLFTAEVHDGHALLGEKVVGSSEVSLSELVERLGNSDWVSEGRGYLRDANGLCPFCQQEAPKDLAVQLATMFDDHYAAQIEKRDAFASAFREWADNVTKAENVYGEDAKAQLDPVRYRDARAALKVKITRNLAEIDKKERTPSEKVTFYAIDEQVDALNSVIDEANTKIRDHNRLVQSRRGERPKLVTRCWRYLSEVLLKDELAKYRRKAPGLQTGVDVTQGRADRAAKELQRLDQEVRDLQRSVESSKPVIHQINHLLRRSGFTSFEIVESKELQDGYMLSRDGVALHERSLSEGERTFIAFLYYFYRLDGREPAEGAGRTIAVIDDPISSLDSDVLFIVGALVRNLINRALSGQDRISQVILLTHNVYFHKEITHLRHGDSEAGRGYYVIRKHLSAPSDIEPHSKNPITTEYQRLWGEVRRAVDGEQTSIVGLENILRRILESYFRIMGNGIWEEELVPLLTASERPVLRSLFTWVNEGSHSVFEDVHYSPGPASLQTYLDVFRRVFREARHEAHYNMMLYGKQSLNMSAEEANTENSESSDTN; this is encoded by the coding sequence GTGAATTTCTTCTTTGGCTCGAATGGCTCAGGAAAGACGACGATCAGTCGTGCTTTCGCAGGCGACGAGTCCCTCGACATTGCGCACGACTGGAATGATTCGGTTCCAATGGCGATCACAGTCTACAACCGAGACTTTGTGGACCAGGTACTGCGCGAATCAAGTCGTATCCCCGGGGTTTTCGTACTCGGAGAGTCGAGCGTGGATGCTGAGGCGAGACTCGAGGCTATCGAGAAGGATGGAGGAGAACGGCAACGGGCCCACGACAAGCTGGACCAAGCCAAACACAGTCTCACGGATGCCACGACGAAGCAGGACATCGCAAACGACGACCTCAAGAGCGCTGCGTGGACCAAGTACAAAGCTATGATCGCCGAACACGGTGCCTTGACTTCTGCCTTCACCGGCCGGGGAGGCATAGGCAATGATAGCAAGAAGCTTCTAAAAGAGTTGCTCTCAATGGACGAGCCGTCCGATGACATTACACCTCCGACGATCGATGAACTACTCGCGGATGCTGAGGCGATCTTTGCAGACGACGCCACTGCCCGCTACGAGTTGTCACAAGTTCCTTTATTCACTGCCGAAGTTCACGACGGCCATGCCCTGCTGGGTGAGAAGGTCGTGGGGAGTTCGGAGGTGTCACTTAGTGAGCTTGTGGAACGACTCGGGAACAGTGACTGGGTGTCTGAAGGCCGAGGGTATCTACGTGATGCGAACGGGCTGTGTCCATTCTGTCAGCAGGAGGCTCCTAAGGATCTCGCTGTCCAACTCGCCACGATGTTTGACGACCACTACGCCGCCCAGATCGAGAAACGCGATGCCTTCGCCTCGGCGTTCCGTGAATGGGCCGACAACGTCACGAAGGCTGAGAACGTATACGGGGAGGATGCCAAAGCCCAGTTGGATCCGGTGCGCTACCGTGACGCTAGGGCGGCCCTGAAGGTGAAAATCACCAGGAATCTGGCTGAGATCGACAAAAAAGAACGCACGCCTTCTGAAAAGGTTACCTTCTACGCGATTGATGAGCAGGTTGATGCTCTTAACTCAGTGATCGACGAGGCCAACACAAAGATTCGGGATCACAACCGTTTAGTTCAGTCGCGACGCGGCGAACGGCCCAAACTGGTCACGAGATGTTGGCGCTATCTCAGTGAAGTGCTTTTGAAAGATGAACTTGCTAAGTACCGACGCAAAGCACCAGGGCTCCAGACCGGCGTAGACGTGACTCAAGGAAGGGCGGATCGTGCAGCTAAAGAACTTCAGAGGCTCGACCAGGAAGTCCGCGACCTGCAACGATCAGTCGAGTCGTCAAAACCTGTCATCCACCAGATCAACCACCTCCTGAGAAGGTCGGGTTTCACCTCTTTCGAGATCGTCGAATCCAAAGAACTCCAAGACGGATACATGCTTTCCCGAGACGGCGTCGCACTACACGAGCGGTCCCTGAGCGAAGGGGAGAGAACGTTCATAGCATTCCTCTACTACTTCTATCGGCTCGATGGGCGAGAACCTGCCGAGGGTGCCGGCCGCACCATCGCAGTGATCGACGATCCGATCTCGAGCCTCGACAGCGACGTGCTATTTATCGTCGGTGCATTAGTGCGGAACCTCATTAACCGCGCGCTGTCTGGTCAGGATCGCATCAGTCAGGTCATACTGCTGACCCACAACGTCTACTTCCACAAGGAAATCACCCATCTTAGACACGGTGATTCTGAAGCTGGACGCGGTTATTACGTCATTCGCAAGCACCTTTCGGCGCCAAGTGATATCGAGCCCCACTCCAAAAATCCAATCACCACGGAATACCAGCGGCTCTGGGGCGAAGTTAGACGGGCCGTCGATGGCGAACAGACGAGTATCGTCGGGCTCGAAAACATCTTAAGGCGGATCTTGGAGAGCTACTTCAGGATTATGGGCAATGGCATCTGGGAGGAGGAACTGGTTCCGCTGCTGACAGCGTCTGAACGACCCGTCCTCCGTTCCCTGTTCACCTGGGTTAACGAAGGCTCACACTCCGTCTTTGAAGACGTTCACTACTCACCTGGCCCGGCTTCGCTGCAGACTTATCTCGATGTCTTCCGACGGGTATTTAGGGAGGCACGGCACGAGGCCCACTACAACATGATGCTCTACGGCAAACAAAGTCTGAACATGTCCGCCGAAGAAGCCAACACGGAGAACTCGGAGTCGTCCGATACAAACTAG
- a CDS encoding ABC transporter ATP-binding protein gives MEFPLYALSGLDRPTEGSVELAGRDLTGLSEKEASQMRLHQMGFIFQQSYFLDNLSIRDNILLPTLKAAGTKDRSVPGRIDALMERFGISHIANHGITEASGDQLQRASICRSLSVGSQVLFVDEPTGALNSSMTEDVMDAISSVHEDGTTIIMVTHDPVVAARADRVIYLRDGELIDERPLSGITETETRSKEDELQSWLSANGLRPPCRNMRTSSAI, from the coding sequence TTGGAGTTCCCTCTCTACGCGCTCAGCGGGCTTGATCGACCTACCGAGGGCTCCGTCGAACTTGCCGGACGAGATCTCACCGGACTGAGCGAGAAGGAAGCGAGTCAGATGCGACTGCATCAGATGGGCTTCATCTTCCAACAGAGCTATTTCCTGGACAACCTCTCCATCAGAGACAACATCCTGCTTCCCACGCTCAAGGCTGCGGGTACAAAAGATCGCAGCGTCCCAGGGCGCATCGATGCTCTGATGGAGAGGTTCGGAATCAGTCATATTGCGAACCATGGAATCACCGAGGCATCCGGGGACCAGTTGCAAAGAGCCTCAATCTGCCGCTCGCTGTCGGTGGGATCTCAGGTGCTCTTCGTCGATGAACCCACAGGTGCCCTCAACTCTTCGATGACGGAAGACGTCATGGACGCCATCTCCTCCGTCCATGAGGATGGCACGACGATCATCATGGTCACCCATGATCCCGTGGTGGCGGCTCGCGCCGATCGTGTCATCTACCTTCGGGATGGGGAACTAATCGACGAACGGCCCCTTTCCGGTATCACCGAAACGGAGACTCGGTCGAAAGAGGACGAGCTGCAGAGCTGGCTCAGCGCCAACGGTTTACGCCCGCCCTGCAGAAATATGCGGACTTCTTCGGCTATTTAG
- a CDS encoding MFS transporter: MTKIAEHTATRPTRMRYIIALLLFITVVINYMDRANLSIAMPALSQEFDLTTGQQGLLLSAFGWTYAAMQLPGGWLVDRVRPRVLYASCLVLWSLATLFMGMSGGFVALIILRLLVGGFEAPAYPINNKVATAWFPERERGRVIAFYTSGQFIGLTLLTPVLSWLQTVLTWHWVFILTGVVGIIWASIWWFVYREPRDKSGANQAEIDLIASGGGLVDVESGTTKGTKPKLKWSDVKVVLSRRKLWGIYLGQFCLTSTLWFFLTWFPTYLVDYRGMDYIESGFMASLPFIAALVSVLLSGWVSDLMVKKGLTLGTARKLPIIIGLALTVFMLGANYTESTALVIVFMSIAFFGNGFASITWSLVSALAPERLLGLTGGMFNFIGNLSSIATPIVIGFLVTDIDFAPAFVYMAAITIVGVLSYVFLVGKVERVEE; the protein is encoded by the coding sequence ATGACGAAAATCGCTGAGCACACGGCCACGCGGCCGACACGGATGCGCTACATCATCGCGCTCCTGCTTTTCATCACCGTCGTCATCAACTACATGGACCGGGCCAACCTGTCCATCGCGATGCCGGCGTTGTCCCAGGAGTTCGATCTCACCACGGGCCAGCAGGGACTTCTGCTCTCGGCATTCGGGTGGACCTATGCCGCGATGCAGCTGCCCGGCGGGTGGCTCGTCGACCGGGTGAGGCCGCGGGTGCTCTATGCCTCCTGCCTCGTGCTGTGGTCCCTGGCCACACTGTTCATGGGTATGTCCGGCGGGTTCGTCGCTCTCATCATCCTCCGGCTCTTGGTCGGCGGGTTCGAAGCTCCGGCATACCCGATCAACAACAAGGTGGCCACGGCGTGGTTCCCGGAGCGTGAGCGCGGACGAGTCATCGCCTTCTACACCTCGGGGCAGTTCATCGGCCTGACGCTGCTCACCCCCGTGCTGTCCTGGCTGCAGACGGTGCTCACGTGGCACTGGGTGTTCATCCTCACCGGTGTCGTCGGCATCATCTGGGCTTCTATCTGGTGGTTCGTCTATCGCGAGCCGCGTGACAAGTCGGGAGCCAACCAGGCTGAGATCGATCTCATCGCCTCCGGTGGGGGACTGGTCGATGTCGAATCCGGTACGACGAAGGGGACCAAGCCGAAGCTGAAGTGGTCGGATGTGAAGGTGGTGCTCTCTAGACGGAAGCTGTGGGGCATCTACCTCGGCCAGTTCTGTCTGACTTCGACCCTGTGGTTCTTCCTCACCTGGTTCCCCACCTACCTCGTCGACTACCGCGGCATGGACTACATCGAGTCGGGCTTCATGGCATCACTTCCGTTCATCGCCGCCCTGGTCAGCGTACTGCTTTCCGGGTGGGTCTCGGACCTCATGGTCAAGAAGGGACTGACGCTGGGCACTGCCCGCAAGCTGCCGATCATCATCGGCCTGGCGCTGACAGTGTTCATGCTCGGAGCGAACTACACGGAGTCGACTGCGTTGGTCATCGTGTTCATGTCGATCGCGTTCTTCGGCAACGGGTTCGCCTCGATCACGTGGTCGTTGGTGTCTGCATTGGCGCCGGAACGGCTGCTCGGTCTGACCGGAGGCATGTTCAACTTCATCGGCAACCTCTCTTCGATCGCCACCCCGATCGTCATCGGCTTCCTCGTCACCGACATCGACTTTGCCCCAGCGTTTGTTTACATGGCTGCGATTACCATCGTGGGTGTGTTGTCGTACGTGTTCCTAGTTGGGAAGGTTGAGCGGGTGGAGGAGTGA
- a CDS encoding MFS transporter, whose product MLPRRGEPGGGSSAGCWLLAAMMINYMDRSSLSIAAPHMIDELGLTAADIGLLGTPFSLTYACFQLPGGWLTDRLGVKPVYVIALGFWSLETSVMAFGHHLWHFMIARVLLGVFEAPVSPTSAKIVSEWFPPRERGAAVGVYDSGSKWGPAVAPPILTFLILGFGWRAMFVILGVLGIIVAVGFWVFYRSPEHDRRVSAAELEHIRAREEDNNAPTGHIPWLRLFTKPQTWAMVLGFVAVVWTLNIFVTFLPLMLGDIYSVADEELGWYTAIPFAVGGIGGILGGWFTTKYSRMRAHLAPLACKRRIAAVYGGALAICSILVGVTTGHFALQLAAMSLALFFCGALSAVGWSIPADVVTGSRVASLGSIQNFGGYFAGSLSPWLTGVLVTTTGSYLIPFVLGAVVAVIAGIAYLLLLRAPIRVDSAATEIGDTSS is encoded by the coding sequence GTGCTGCCTCGCCGGGGCGAGCCCGGTGGTGGATCCTCGGCTGGCTGCTGGCTGCTGGCAGCGATGATGATCAACTACATGGATCGATCGTCGTTGTCGATCGCAGCCCCGCATATGATCGACGAACTGGGGCTGACCGCTGCCGACATCGGGCTGCTGGGCACGCCGTTTTCCCTGACGTACGCGTGCTTCCAGCTGCCCGGCGGATGGCTGACTGATCGACTTGGCGTAAAGCCGGTCTACGTCATTGCACTGGGCTTCTGGTCGCTGGAGACCTCAGTCATGGCATTCGGCCACCACCTGTGGCACTTCATGATTGCACGCGTCCTGCTGGGCGTCTTTGAAGCCCCGGTCTCACCCACCTCGGCGAAGATCGTCTCCGAATGGTTTCCGCCGAGAGAACGTGGAGCGGCAGTCGGAGTCTACGACTCGGGAAGCAAATGGGGCCCGGCAGTGGCACCACCGATTCTCACCTTCCTCATCCTCGGGTTCGGGTGGCGTGCCATGTTCGTCATCCTCGGCGTGCTCGGCATCATCGTGGCGGTTGGGTTTTGGGTCTTCTATCGTTCCCCGGAACACGACCGCAGGGTCTCAGCGGCTGAACTCGAACACATCCGAGCGAGAGAAGAAGACAACAACGCTCCGACAGGCCACATCCCATGGCTGCGTCTCTTCACCAAGCCACAGACCTGGGCGATGGTGCTGGGATTCGTCGCTGTGGTGTGGACCCTCAACATCTTCGTGACTTTCCTCCCGCTGATGCTGGGCGACATCTATTCCGTCGCTGACGAGGAGCTTGGGTGGTACACGGCGATCCCGTTCGCCGTCGGCGGCATCGGCGGAATCCTCGGCGGCTGGTTCACCACGAAGTACTCGAGGATGCGGGCTCATCTGGCGCCTCTTGCCTGCAAGCGGCGGATCGCTGCAGTCTACGGTGGGGCGCTCGCCATCTGTTCGATTCTCGTCGGAGTCACCACCGGCCACTTCGCTTTGCAACTGGCGGCGATGAGCCTGGCGCTGTTCTTCTGCGGAGCACTGAGTGCCGTGGGGTGGTCGATTCCCGCTGATGTCGTGACCGGAAGTCGTGTCGCATCGTTGGGGTCCATCCAGAACTTCGGCGGCTACTTCGCCGGCTCGCTCTCGCCCTGGCTCACCGGCGTGCTGGTGACGACAACGGGCTCCTACCTCATTCCATTCGTCCTCGGCGCCGTTGTTGCGGTGATCGCGGGGATCGCTTATCTGCTTCTGCTGCGTGCCCCGATTCGGGTAGACAGCGCCGCCACAGAGATCGGAGACACCAGCTCATGA